Proteins co-encoded in one Roseofilum casamattae BLCC-M143 genomic window:
- the murG gene encoding undecaprenyldiphospho-muramoylpentapeptide beta-N-acetylglucosaminyltransferase, whose protein sequence is MRLLIAASGTGGHLFPALAVAEHLEDCQIDWLGVPNRLETELVKDKYPLHQIQVEGFQSKLSLESLRIAQRLVSSIGDCRRLLKDKQIQAVFTTGGYIAAPIIIAAKSLGIPVLLHESNALPGKVARLFAPWCHTVAIGFAAAQDYLKGTRAVCVGTPVREQFFHPQPLTLDIPDDAPLILVIGGSQGAVAVNQLVRACVTDWLARGCVVVHLTGNNDPDANSVSDPRYITLPFYDNVAALLERATLAVSRSGAGTLTELAISRTPAILIPYPYAADNHQARNADSFVGSGAARAFSQSELTSEQLNGQVLELLGSPETLQTMAAAMASLAVPDSAEQIANLLVQMAIA, encoded by the coding sequence ATGAGACTCTTAATTGCTGCAAGTGGAACTGGAGGACATTTATTCCCCGCCCTCGCAGTTGCCGAACACCTGGAAGATTGCCAAATTGATTGGTTAGGGGTTCCCAACCGCCTGGAAACGGAATTAGTGAAGGATAAATATCCCTTACACCAGATCCAAGTTGAAGGGTTTCAGAGCAAATTGAGTCTTGAGAGTCTGAGAATCGCCCAACGGCTGGTAAGTTCCATTGGCGACTGTCGGCGCTTGCTTAAGGACAAGCAAATCCAAGCCGTATTTACCACCGGAGGCTATATTGCCGCTCCCATCATTATCGCCGCAAAATCCCTCGGTATCCCCGTTCTCCTCCACGAGTCTAACGCCCTTCCGGGAAAAGTCGCTCGCCTCTTCGCCCCGTGGTGTCATACCGTCGCCATTGGGTTTGCCGCAGCGCAAGATTATCTGAAAGGAACGCGAGCGGTTTGCGTCGGAACTCCAGTCCGCGAGCAGTTTTTCCATCCCCAACCCCTCACTCTGGATATTCCCGATGATGCTCCCCTCATTCTAGTTATCGGCGGCTCTCAAGGCGCTGTTGCTGTCAATCAATTGGTGCGCGCTTGCGTGACGGACTGGTTGGCACGGGGATGTGTGGTGGTTCATCTAACTGGCAATAACGACCCCGATGCCAATTCCGTATCCGATCCTCGGTATATTACCTTGCCTTTCTATGATAATGTCGCCGCTCTACTCGAGCGAGCCACCCTCGCCGTCAGCCGTTCCGGAGCGGGTACATTAACTGAATTAGCTATTTCTCGAACTCCTGCTATTCTCATTCCTTATCCTTATGCGGCAGACAACCACCAAGCGCGCAATGCCGACAGTTTCGTGGGTTCTGGTGCTGCCCGAGCGTTTTCCCAAAGCGAGCTAACCTCCGAGCAGCTCAATGGTCAGGTTTTAGAGTTGTTGGGTTCCCCAGAAACTCTCCAGACTATGGCCGCAGCCATGGCATCTCTGGCCGTGCCAGACAGTGCGGAACAAATTGCCAACTTACTCGTGCAAATGGCGATCGCATAA
- the leuS gene encoding leucine--tRNA ligase, whose amino-acid sequence MESRYHPADIEEKWQQTWTEQAIDSTLTDATLPKFYALSMFPYPSGNLHMGHVRNYTITDVIARVYRMRGYRVLHPMGWDAFGLPAENAAIERGIHPAKWTYANIAQMKAELQRLGLSYDWDREVATCSPDYYRWTQWIFQQFFHAGLAYQKEASVNWDPVDQTVLANEQVDSEGYSWRSGAKVERKLLKQWFFKITDYAEELLQDLDKLSGWPERVKLMQANWIGKSVGAYLEFPIVGSEDKIAVFTTRPDTVYGVTYVVLAPEHPLTLQVTTGDRKIAVNEFIESVAGESEIDRTAEDKPKRGIPTGGMAINPFTGEEIPIWIADYVLYEYGTGAVMGVPAHDARDFQFATQQQLPIKVVITPTQGEEPETLEAAYTEPGYMVNSGMFDGAPSTEGKQAIIDYAQSQGYGKARVQYRLRDWLISRQRYWGVPIPVVHCPNCGAVPVPEEELPVRLPEDVEFSGKGASPLAQLEDWLNVPCPTCGTPAKRETDTMDTFIDSSWYFLRYPDATNEGAVFDSAKTNDWMPVDQYVGGIEHAILHLLYSRFFTKVLRDRGLLNFDEPFQRLLTQGMVQSLTYKNTETGKYIPAEKIADIDNPTDPTTGDPLTPCYEKMSKSKYNGIAPLTVLEKYGADTARMFILFKAPPEKDLEWDDADVEGQFRFLNRVWRLVMEFIEKQGESKAEDSKVEKDLRRAIHTAIKEITDDLEGDYQFNTAVSEMMKLSNALNDVSCIASPVYEEGIQTLLLLLAPFAPHIAEELWQTLGHSESIHRQSWPVVDESALVVDEITLVIQIMGKTRGTVEVPATEDKALLEQYARESEVAQRYIDGKEIKKVIVVPKRNLVNFVVAG is encoded by the coding sequence GTGGAATCTCGATACCATCCCGCAGACATTGAGGAAAAATGGCAACAAACTTGGACGGAACAGGCGATCGATAGTACCCTCACCGATGCGACCCTGCCCAAGTTTTATGCCCTTTCCATGTTTCCTTATCCGTCGGGAAACCTGCATATGGGTCATGTTAGAAATTACACGATAACAGATGTCATTGCCAGAGTCTATCGGATGCGCGGCTATCGGGTGTTGCATCCGATGGGATGGGATGCTTTTGGTTTGCCGGCAGAAAATGCGGCGATCGAACGAGGCATTCATCCGGCAAAATGGACCTATGCGAATATCGCACAAATGAAAGCCGAGTTGCAGCGGTTGGGTTTATCCTACGACTGGGATAGAGAAGTGGCGACCTGCTCCCCGGATTATTACCGCTGGACTCAGTGGATTTTCCAGCAGTTTTTCCACGCCGGTTTGGCATATCAGAAAGAAGCTTCGGTGAACTGGGATCCGGTAGACCAAACGGTTTTGGCCAACGAACAAGTCGATAGCGAGGGGTATTCCTGGCGCTCCGGTGCGAAGGTGGAGCGCAAGTTGTTGAAGCAGTGGTTTTTCAAGATTACGGACTACGCGGAAGAGCTATTGCAAGATTTGGATAAGCTTTCGGGATGGCCGGAGCGGGTGAAGTTGATGCAGGCAAACTGGATTGGAAAATCCGTGGGTGCTTATTTAGAATTTCCCATTGTGGGATCGGAGGATAAAATTGCTGTCTTTACCACTCGTCCGGATACGGTGTATGGGGTGACTTATGTGGTACTCGCGCCAGAGCATCCCTTGACATTGCAAGTGACGACTGGCGATCGCAAAATAGCAGTAAATGAGTTTATCGAATCTGTCGCCGGAGAGAGCGAAATCGATCGCACGGCGGAAGATAAACCAAAACGGGGTATCCCCACCGGAGGCATGGCGATTAATCCGTTTACCGGCGAGGAAATTCCCATCTGGATTGCCGATTACGTGTTATACGAATATGGAACCGGTGCGGTGATGGGCGTTCCCGCTCACGACGCGCGGGATTTCCAGTTTGCGACGCAGCAGCAATTGCCGATTAAAGTTGTCATTACTCCAACCCAAGGAGAAGAACCAGAAACCTTGGAGGCAGCTTATACGGAACCGGGATATATGGTTAATTCGGGGATGTTTGACGGCGCGCCCTCCACGGAAGGAAAGCAAGCCATTATCGACTATGCCCAAAGCCAAGGCTACGGGAAAGCGAGAGTGCAGTACCGCTTGCGGGATTGGTTGATTTCTCGGCAGCGCTATTGGGGCGTTCCCATTCCCGTGGTTCACTGTCCTAATTGTGGTGCGGTTCCCGTTCCAGAAGAGGAATTGCCGGTACGGTTGCCGGAAGATGTGGAATTCAGTGGTAAAGGGGCTTCTCCCCTGGCTCAGTTAGAAGACTGGCTCAACGTTCCTTGTCCCACTTGCGGTACTCCGGCGAAACGGGAAACCGATACCATGGATACGTTTATCGATTCTTCCTGGTATTTCCTCCGCTATCCCGATGCGACGAATGAGGGCGCGGTCTTTGACTCAGCGAAAACGAATGACTGGATGCCGGTAGACCAGTACGTGGGCGGTATCGAACATGCCATCTTGCACTTATTGTACTCCCGCTTCTTTACGAAAGTGTTGCGCGATCGCGGCTTACTCAATTTCGACGAACCCTTCCAGCGCTTGCTCACCCAAGGTATGGTGCAGTCGCTAACCTACAAGAACACGGAAACCGGTAAGTATATTCCGGCTGAGAAAATCGCGGATATTGATAATCCGACCGATCCTACCACAGGAGACCCGCTTACTCCTTGCTATGAAAAAATGTCCAAGTCGAAATACAACGGTATTGCTCCCTTAACGGTATTGGAAAAATACGGCGCGGATACGGCACGGATGTTTATTCTGTTCAAAGCGCCGCCAGAAAAAGATCTGGAATGGGACGATGCGGACGTAGAAGGACAATTCCGTTTTCTCAACCGAGTTTGGCGCTTGGTGATGGAATTTATCGAGAAGCAAGGGGAGAGCAAGGCAGAAGATTCTAAAGTAGAAAAAGACCTCCGTCGCGCTATTCATACAGCGATTAAAGAAATTACCGACGACTTGGAAGGAGACTATCAGTTTAATACGGCAGTTTCCGAGATGATGAAACTGAGCAATGCATTGAATGATGTCAGTTGTATCGCTTCTCCAGTGTATGAAGAAGGCATCCAAACCTTGCTCTTATTATTAGCTCCGTTTGCGCCCCATATTGCCGAAGAACTCTGGCAAACCTTGGGTCATTCCGAGTCCATTCACCGTCAATCTTGGCCGGTGGTGGATGAAAGTGCTTTAGTCGTCGATGAGATTACTTTAGTTATCCAAATTATGGGTAAAACCCGAGGCACGGTGGAAGTTCCGGCGACAGAAGATAAGGCACTTTTGGAGCAATACGCTCGCGAGTCGGAAGTAGCCCAGCGCTATATTGATGGCAAGGAAATCAAGAAAGTTATTGTGGTTCCGAAACGCAATTTAGTCAACTTCGTCGTTGCGGGTTAA
- a CDS encoding ArsA family ATPase gives MNQYDRLQLLFLSGKGGVGKTTLSCGFARRWAEQFPEEKILLLSTDPAHSLGDVLQSTVSSDRQPLADLANLQVQALDANELLQEFKARYGDVLQLLVERGSFAEAEDLTPVWDLSWPGLDELMGLLEIQRLLREEEVDRIVVDMAPSGHALNLLGLMDFLDRFLEALDLFQEKHRAISQAFTGKYRDDNADEFLQEMQHDLQTGRDLLQDRDRTHCIVVGIAEAMSLAETQRFVTALQQLQIPFGGIWLNRLVPPSEILSAPEQDKAAEQQELLPQFREIAGEMPLLGSWQCVAPPLGAVALDELISKIAPVVVENASFPDTKILWPDPIPPGLPDFIAQQRRLIIVGGKGGVGKTTVAAAIAFAMAQKHPEAKIRAVSIDPAHSLGDAFGRSLEHTPEVMLLPNLTAVEIDAQILLNQFREDYLWELAEMISGDSPTQENLQMLYGPEAWRKLVSLSFPGIDEILALMAIMELLETGEQDLIILDTAPTGHLLRFLEMPTALADWLAWIFKLWIKYQDVLGRTEFMTTLRALRKRATTAQKQLKDSQHTEFIGVVQNQQAILAEHERLSQSLQELSVCQRYVVENYSGDRENILRLESENPAQTIIHLPRLPRSIAAGDRIQGAARLLFQHSETST, from the coding sequence ATGAACCAATACGATCGCCTGCAACTTTTATTCTTAAGCGGTAAAGGAGGAGTTGGCAAAACTACCTTATCCTGTGGATTTGCTCGTCGCTGGGCCGAGCAGTTTCCGGAAGAAAAAATTCTGCTCCTGTCTACCGATCCCGCCCATTCTTTGGGAGATGTCTTACAATCTACGGTGAGTAGCGATCGCCAACCCTTAGCCGATCTGGCGAACCTACAAGTGCAAGCCCTCGATGCCAACGAACTGCTGCAAGAGTTCAAAGCGCGCTATGGCGACGTTTTGCAACTATTAGTAGAACGAGGAAGTTTTGCCGAGGCGGAAGATTTAACGCCAGTTTGGGACTTAAGCTGGCCGGGATTAGACGAACTCATGGGACTTCTGGAGATTCAACGGTTGTTGCGCGAGGAAGAGGTCGATCGCATTGTGGTGGATATGGCGCCGAGCGGCCATGCGCTGAACCTATTGGGATTGATGGATTTTCTCGATCGCTTTCTCGAAGCACTAGACTTATTCCAAGAAAAGCATCGCGCCATTTCCCAAGCCTTTACCGGAAAATATCGGGACGATAACGCCGATGAGTTTTTGCAGGAGATGCAGCACGACCTGCAAACGGGACGGGACTTATTGCAAGATCGCGATCGCACTCACTGCATTGTGGTCGGTATTGCCGAAGCCATGAGTCTCGCCGAGACCCAGCGATTTGTGACCGCTCTGCAACAATTACAGATTCCCTTTGGCGGCATTTGGTTGAACCGCTTAGTCCCCCCCTCTGAGATCTTATCTGCCCCAGAGCAAGATAAAGCCGCCGAACAACAAGAACTTTTGCCCCAGTTTCGAGAAATTGCTGGGGAGATGCCCTTACTCGGAAGCTGGCAATGCGTGGCTCCTCCTCTGGGAGCGGTTGCACTAGACGAACTGATCTCTAAGATCGCACCAGTGGTAGTAGAGAACGCGTCTTTTCCCGACACAAAAATACTCTGGCCCGATCCCATTCCTCCGGGTTTACCGGACTTTATTGCCCAACAGCGCCGCCTGATTATTGTGGGTGGGAAAGGAGGAGTTGGCAAAACCACCGTCGCTGCTGCGATCGCATTTGCCATGGCACAGAAACATCCAGAAGCTAAGATCAGAGCAGTTTCTATCGATCCGGCTCACTCCCTGGGAGATGCCTTCGGCCGATCTCTAGAGCATACTCCCGAAGTCATGCTGCTGCCGAATCTGACAGCCGTGGAAATTGACGCGCAAATTCTGTTAAACCAGTTTCGCGAAGACTATCTCTGGGAACTAGCAGAAATGATTAGTGGCGACTCTCCCACTCAGGAGAATTTGCAAATGCTCTACGGCCCGGAAGCGTGGCGCAAACTCGTCTCTCTTTCTTTTCCAGGAATTGATGAAATTCTGGCCTTAATGGCGATTATGGAACTGTTGGAAACGGGGGAACAAGATTTAATTATTTTGGATACGGCACCAACGGGTCATCTATTGCGGTTTCTGGAAATGCCAACGGCTTTAGCTGACTGGTTAGCCTGGATTTTTAAGCTGTGGATTAAATATCAAGATGTTTTGGGACGGACCGAGTTTATGACGACTCTTCGCGCTCTCAGAAAACGGGCAACTACAGCCCAAAAACAGCTCAAAGATAGTCAACATACTGAGTTTATTGGAGTAGTGCAAAATCAACAGGCGATATTGGCAGAACACGAACGTCTCAGTCAATCTTTGCAGGAATTAAGCGTGTGTCAGCGGTACGTGGTGGAGAACTACAGTGGAGATCGAGAGAATATTTTGAGGTTAGAGTCAGAAAACCCAGCACAAACGATAATTCATCTTCCTCGATTACCTCGCTCTATTGCTGCGGGCGATCGCATTCAAGGAGCTGCTCGTTTATTATTTCAACATTCCGAAACCTCGACCTAG
- a CDS encoding Uma2 family endonuclease: MTVALDRLTLEDYLHYDDGTDTLYELVNGELTAMALGTGQHGSIAKFLVNTFDAENGRLNREWTALQASVAIQSPRGDRWDTARIPDITIIPKEQWRELQKSEAIIHLNENPPLLVVEVVSASTKTVDYRAKRAEYCVLDIPEYWVVDPLQERVTVFTWDEGWYDEAIFTGGDRIISPTFSELELNCDRVLQGET, encoded by the coding sequence ATGACTGTCGCACTCGATCGCCTTACCCTGGAAGACTATCTCCACTACGATGATGGCACAGATACGCTTTACGAATTAGTTAATGGAGAATTAACCGCAATGGCACTCGGTACCGGACAGCATGGTTCAATTGCTAAATTTCTGGTTAACACATTTGATGCAGAAAACGGTAGGTTGAATCGAGAATGGACGGCATTGCAAGCTAGTGTCGCGATTCAATCTCCTCGTGGCGATCGCTGGGATACTGCTCGTATTCCCGATATTACCATTATTCCCAAAGAGCAGTGGCGCGAGTTGCAAAAGTCCGAAGCCATCATTCACCTGAACGAAAATCCGCCGCTGTTGGTTGTTGAAGTGGTCAGTGCATCGACGAAAACCGTTGACTACCGAGCCAAGCGTGCGGAATACTGCGTTCTCGATATTCCCGAATACTGGGTCGTCGATCCCTTGCAGGAAAGGGTTACAGTATTTACTTGGGATGAAGGATGGTATGACGAAGCGATCTTTACGGGAGGCGATCGTATTATTTCGCCGACTTTTAGCGAACTGGAGCTGAACTGCGATCGCGTTTTGCAAGGCGAAACATAA
- a CDS encoding DUF4351 domain-containing protein: MTDYDSPWKEAISIYFQDFMRFFFPDIDADIDWGRGFEFLDTELQQIKRETETGRREADKLVKLWRRNGEETWVLLHVEIQSQAQSEFAERMYIYNSRLFDTYRRPVVSLAVLADERPSWRPHRYERELWECQAILEFPIVKLLDYNINKLEQNPNPFAAIVQAHRAAQMMGQNPESGYGNKLALVKSLYQRGLSRQDIVELFRLIDWLIELPKTEDRRLWEEIDKFEQEGAMPYITSVERFGIEKGIEQGIEQGIEQGRQEERQEAILRILEARFTEIPAILEEQVRQIESLEVLGELLTQAVTAQSVRAFAEIVDESTGTES, from the coding sequence ATGACTGATTATGACTCGCCGTGGAAAGAAGCCATCTCCATCTACTTTCAAGATTTCATGCGCTTTTTCTTCCCAGATATTGATGCCGATATTGACTGGGGGAGAGGCTTTGAGTTTCTCGACACCGAGTTGCAGCAAATTAAGCGCGAGACCGAAACCGGACGGCGAGAAGCGGATAAACTGGTTAAACTCTGGCGACGCAACGGCGAAGAAACTTGGGTACTCTTGCACGTGGAAATCCAATCTCAGGCTCAATCTGAATTTGCCGAACGCATGTATATCTACAACTCGCGTCTCTTCGATACCTATCGTCGTCCAGTCGTGAGTCTCGCCGTATTAGCTGACGAGCGTCCCTCTTGGCGGCCCCATCGTTACGAGAGAGAATTGTGGGAATGTCAGGCTATATTAGAGTTTCCCATAGTTAAGCTCCTTGATTACAATATTAATAAGTTGGAACAAAACCCCAATCCTTTTGCGGCGATCGTGCAAGCTCACCGAGCCGCACAGATGATGGGTCAAAACCCAGAAAGCGGTTATGGCAATAAGCTCGCGTTGGTCAAAAGCCTTTATCAACGAGGACTATCTCGCCAAGATATAGTCGAGCTGTTTCGGCTCATTGATTGGCTTATTGAGTTACCCAAAACCGAAGACCGTCGTTTATGGGAAGAAATTGACAAGTTTGAGCAGGAGGGCGCGATGCCTTACATTACTAGTGTGGAACGGTTTGGAATTGAGAAAGGAATCGAGCAAGGAATCGAGCAAGGAATCGAGCAAGGACGACAGGAAGAACGACAGGAAGCTATTCTGCGCATCCTGGAAGCACGTTTTACCGAGATCCCGGCGATACTCGAAGAGCAGGTGAGACAGATAGAGAGCTTGGAAGTGCTTGGCGAGTTGTTAACTCAAGCGGTAACCGCTCAATCTGTACGAGCATTTGCAGAAATTGTTGATGAATCTACCGGTACAGAGTCCTAA
- a CDS encoding Tex family protein: MANIEQRIAEELDLKQSQIENVLQLLAEGATIPFIARYRKERTESLDEVQLRAIADRYTYLSELEARKQTILEAIAAQGKLTEELKAEIIACEQKTELEDLYLPYKPKRRTRATMAKEKGLEPLAQTLQELNQSQGSFTSLEELARAYLNPEKGVNTVEEALKGASDIIAEQVAETPALRSQVRHKMIASGEFVSHVKKDYPEGTTKYEMYRNYSASAKEMAAHNVLALLRGEAEGILKTDFDCDEPRILEILEGETIRTRNKELRHWLQDAIADGYKRLMKPSLTSDIRAECKLAADIESIQTFETNLRELLLSPPAGMKPTLAIDPGFRTGCKVAVLDETAKFLEYQAIFPHTGDRKRQEAAQVIAKLIQKYNIELIAIGNGTASRETDQFIAEVLKEVNPKPIKAIVNESGASIYSASDMARAEFPNLDVTVRGAISIGRRLQDPLAELVKIDPKSIGVGQYQHDVNQKLLKKQLDETVESCVNYVGVDLNTASAPLLAFVSGITPAIARNVVKYRDDNGAFHNRRQLLKVPKLGPKAFEQAAGFLRIRHGDNPLDNTAVHPESYNIVKQMIADLNFPLEQIREISDRIGKIKLNSYITDAIGLPTLKDIVSELQKPGRDPRAKFEYATFKEGINEISDLKEGTILEGVVTNVVNFGAFVDIGVHQDGLIHISQMADRFVSDPKEIVKVGQVVKVKVLEVNEKLKRISLSLKI, translated from the coding sequence ATGGCTAATATCGAGCAACGCATCGCCGAAGAGTTGGATCTGAAACAGTCGCAGATTGAGAATGTGCTGCAACTGCTGGCGGAAGGGGCAACCATTCCCTTTATTGCTCGGTATCGGAAAGAGCGCACCGAGTCCCTGGATGAAGTGCAATTGCGCGCGATCGCCGACCGCTATACTTATTTGTCAGAACTCGAAGCGCGCAAGCAAACGATTCTGGAGGCGATCGCAGCACAAGGTAAACTCACGGAAGAGCTAAAAGCGGAAATTATTGCCTGCGAGCAAAAGACGGAGCTGGAAGATCTCTATCTCCCCTACAAACCGAAACGCCGCACCCGCGCAACAATGGCGAAGGAGAAGGGACTGGAACCTCTGGCGCAAACTCTCCAAGAATTGAATCAGTCACAAGGTTCTTTTACTTCACTGGAAGAGCTGGCTCGAGCTTATCTGAATCCGGAGAAAGGAGTAAATACGGTAGAAGAAGCGTTGAAAGGCGCGAGCGATATCATTGCCGAGCAAGTCGCCGAAACTCCGGCATTGCGATCGCAAGTCCGCCACAAAATGATAGCGTCCGGCGAGTTCGTGTCGCACGTGAAGAAGGATTATCCGGAAGGGACGACGAAATACGAGATGTATCGCAATTATTCTGCCTCGGCGAAGGAGATGGCAGCGCACAATGTCCTCGCTTTATTGCGCGGGGAAGCGGAAGGGATCTTGAAAACGGATTTTGACTGCGACGAACCCCGCATTTTAGAGATTCTCGAAGGCGAGACTATCCGCACTCGGAATAAGGAACTGCGTCACTGGTTGCAAGATGCGATCGCCGATGGATATAAACGGTTGATGAAACCTTCTTTAACTTCCGATATTCGCGCCGAGTGTAAGTTGGCGGCGGATATTGAGTCGATCCAAACTTTTGAAACGAACTTGCGCGAACTCTTGCTTTCTCCACCGGCGGGAATGAAGCCGACGTTAGCGATCGATCCGGGATTTCGTACCGGTTGTAAAGTGGCGGTATTGGACGAAACGGCGAAGTTTTTGGAGTATCAAGCCATCTTTCCGCACACTGGCGATCGCAAACGGCAAGAAGCGGCCCAAGTTATCGCTAAGCTTATCCAAAAATATAACATAGAATTGATCGCGATCGGCAACGGCACGGCATCGCGCGAAACCGACCAATTTATCGCAGAAGTATTGAAAGAAGTTAATCCAAAACCGATTAAGGCGATCGTGAATGAATCGGGAGCTTCTATCTATTCTGCCAGCGATATGGCGCGCGCAGAATTCCCCAACTTAGATGTTACCGTGCGCGGCGCCATTAGTATCGGCCGCCGCTTGCAAGATCCCCTCGCCGAACTGGTGAAAATCGACCCGAAATCCATTGGTGTCGGGCAATATCAACACGATGTCAATCAAAAGTTATTGAAAAAACAGTTAGACGAAACCGTCGAAAGTTGCGTGAATTATGTGGGAGTAGACTTAAATACGGCATCCGCACCATTGCTCGCATTTGTTTCCGGAATTACGCCGGCGATCGCGCGCAATGTGGTTAAATATCGAGACGATAATGGCGCATTCCATAACCGTCGCCAACTTCTGAAAGTACCCAAACTCGGGCCCAAAGCCTTTGAACAAGCTGCAGGATTTCTCCGCATTCGCCATGGGGATAATCCCCTCGATAATACCGCCGTTCATCCCGAAAGCTACAATATTGTGAAACAAATGATAGCCGATCTCAACTTTCCCCTAGAACAGATTAGGGAAATTAGCGATCGCATTGGCAAAATTAAACTCAATTCCTATATTACCGATGCGATCGGACTGCCCACCCTCAAAGACATCGTCAGCGAACTCCAGAAGCCCGGACGCGATCCGAGAGCCAAATTTGAATACGCGACCTTCAAAGAGGGCATCAACGAGATCTCAGACCTGAAAGAGGGAACAATCCTCGAGGGGGTGGTGACCAATGTAGTCAACTTCGGAGCCTTCGTCGATATTGGCGTCCATCAAGATGGCCTAATCCATATCTCGCAAATGGCCGATCGCTTTGTCAGCGATCCCAAAGAAATCGTTAAAGTCGGACAAGTGGTGAAAGTGAAAGTCTTAGAAGTGAACGAAAAGCTAAAACGGATTAGCCTTTCGTTAAAAATTTAG
- a CDS encoding AbrB/MazE/SpoVT family DNA-binding domain-containing protein: MFRTTVTDTEQITLPPQIRDYLKLSHGSKIDFVIDAEGEVKLIPLNVSVEELSGILYRPGIEKATLEDMEMAILEGANDCS; this comes from the coding sequence ATGTTCCGCACAACAGTTACCGATACCGAACAAATTACCTTACCTCCACAAATTCGAGATTACTTGAAACTCAGTCATGGTAGTAAAATTGATTTTGTCATCGATGCCGAAGGTGAAGTGAAACTTATTCCCCTGAATGTATCGGTGGAAGAGCTATCGGGAATTTTATACCGTCCGGGGATTGAGAAAGCCACTCTCGAAGATATGGAGATGGCTATTTTAGAGGGAGCTAATGATTGCAGTTGA
- a CDS encoding TrmH family RNA methyltransferase — protein MLTSLQNPWIKQLRKLHRVKGRREAGLSLLEGTHLIEVACEVDAALVAAGLTPEWEGKHPKLAEELRSRCQRVELVSADLLQAIATTANPDGVIATLERDRQPHFSPQISRLGLVLDRVQDPGNLGTIIRTSAAAGIDGIIVSPNTVELDSPKVLRASAGAWFRVPIAVEPDLPKFIMRSRQQGCQIIATTATAARNYWQIDWKQPNLVLLGNEGAGLSEELLDIADEHASIPIASGVESLNVAIATALILYEAKRQNR, from the coding sequence GTGTTAACTAGCTTGCAAAATCCTTGGATTAAACAACTGCGCAAACTGCATCGCGTGAAAGGACGGCGGGAGGCAGGGTTATCTTTACTGGAAGGTACTCATTTAATTGAGGTGGCTTGTGAGGTGGATGCAGCATTGGTGGCTGCGGGGTTGACGCCGGAGTGGGAAGGGAAGCACCCAAAATTAGCCGAGGAACTACGATCGCGCTGTCAGCGAGTCGAACTCGTCAGCGCCGATCTGCTCCAGGCGATCGCGACTACGGCGAACCCAGATGGCGTTATTGCAACCCTCGAACGCGATCGCCAACCTCACTTCTCTCCCCAGATCTCGCGCTTGGGGTTAGTTCTCGATCGCGTGCAAGATCCGGGGAACCTGGGAACCATTATTCGCACCAGTGCTGCTGCTGGTATTGACGGCATTATCGTCAGTCCGAATACGGTGGAGCTGGACTCTCCAAAAGTCTTGCGCGCCTCTGCTGGAGCTTGGTTTCGAGTTCCCATTGCTGTCGAACCGGACTTACCTAAGTTTATTATGCGATCGCGCCAACAAGGTTGCCAGATTATTGCCACCACCGCCACTGCTGCGCGCAACTATTGGCAGATTGACTGGAAACAACCGAATTTGGTATTGCTCGGCAATGAAGGAGCGGGACTATCCGAAGAGTTACTCGACATTGCAGACGAGCATGCGAGTATTCCGATCGCCTCTGGGGTAGAATCATTAAATGTGGCGATCGCAACCGCACTGATTCTCTACGAAGCAAAACGACAAAATCGTTGA